Proteins found in one Haloferax litoreum genomic segment:
- a CDS encoding CPBP family intramembrane glutamic endopeptidase — MGKTATRTIFAGKRGLVGYVAIYLGWAWFFWSLVVLSGQSVWTFPNVLLFYVGAISPALGGILMVYRRSGVAGLRRLGNRIVDVRRIRPRWSLVIVGLYPAITLTAAGIAALVGAETTPLNPTEALERLVTPLSLFAFFGFTLGAGLVEETGSTGYFLDRLIAVWNPTVAGVVSGVVWASWHIPLFLMDGYYSQASYQPIVWRFFATFVFLETLYAWLYDNTDRSVLAAILFHLMINLTGEVLAPSQQVRWYAFYLTILVAVAVVGWRKREVIGQQVRSVGT, encoded by the coding sequence ATGGGAAAGACAGCGACCCGCACCATCTTCGCGGGAAAACGCGGGTTGGTGGGCTACGTCGCCATCTACCTCGGATGGGCGTGGTTCTTCTGGAGTCTCGTCGTTCTCTCCGGACAGAGCGTCTGGACGTTCCCGAACGTCCTCCTGTTCTACGTCGGTGCTATCAGTCCCGCGTTGGGGGGCATCCTGATGGTGTACCGCCGCAGCGGTGTCGCTGGCCTCCGACGACTTGGGAACCGCATCGTCGACGTTCGGCGAATCCGCCCGCGGTGGTCACTCGTCATCGTGGGGTTGTATCCGGCGATTACGTTGACCGCCGCCGGAATCGCCGCTCTCGTCGGTGCCGAGACCACCCCGCTGAACCCCACCGAGGCGCTCGAACGACTGGTGACGCCGCTGAGTCTGTTCGCCTTCTTCGGGTTCACGCTCGGCGCTGGACTGGTCGAAGAGACCGGTTCGACAGGGTACTTTCTGGACCGACTCATCGCCGTCTGGAACCCGACAGTTGCGGGTGTCGTCAGCGGTGTCGTCTGGGCGAGTTGGCACATCCCGCTGTTCTTGATGGACGGCTACTACAGTCAGGCGTCGTACCAGCCAATCGTCTGGCGCTTTTTCGCCACGTTCGTCTTCTTAGAGACGCTGTACGCGTGGCTCTACGACAACACCGACCGGAGCGTCCTCGCGGCAATCCTCTTCCACCTGATGATTAACCTCACCGGCGAGGTGCTCGCGCCGTCCCAGCAGGTCAGGTGGTACGCGTTCTACCTCACGATCCTCGTCGCCGTCGCGGTGGTCGGGTGGCGAAAGCGTGAGGTGATTGGACAGCAGGTTCGGTCGGTCGGTACCTGA